The following are encoded together in the Vigna angularis cultivar LongXiaoDou No.4 chromosome 9, ASM1680809v1, whole genome shotgun sequence genome:
- the LOC108337825 gene encoding cytochrome P450 76T24, giving the protein MEYLLQLLQITIVCVTIHLLISTFKPMKTSKYPPGPHPFPIIGNILELGNLPHQALAKLSQIYGPIMSLKLGSITTIVISSPHVAKEVLQKHDQIFSSRKIPDTLRALDHHILSMAWMPPSALWRTLRRACATKVFSSRQLDSTQVGRERKVQELMDYVKERCQKGEALDIGEASFTTVLNSISNTFFSMDLAHYASDKSQEFKDIIWGIMEEAGRPNVVDFFPIFRMLDPQGTRRRMNGYFEKLIAFFDGLIEERLRLRALENEAKACKDVLDSVLELMLEDNSQVTRPHVLHLFLDLFVAGVDTTSSSIQWAMAELLRNPEKLEKVREELHQVLVKGEQLEESHISKLPYLQAVVKETFRLHPPVPMLVPHKPEVDVELCDFMVPKSSQIFINVWGMGRDSNIWTNPDEFKPERFLESDLDFKGQDFELIPFGAGRRICPGLPLASRTVHIVLASLLCKYNWKLKDGQKPQDMDISEKYGITLHKAQPLLVIPIQA; this is encoded by the exons ATGGAGTaccttcttcaacttcttcaaatcaCCATAGTGTGTGTAACCATTCATTTACTCATCTCAACCTTCAAACCAATGAAAACCTCAAAGTACCCTCCAGGGCCTCACCCTTTTCCCATCATAGGAAATATCTTGGAGCTTGGAAACCTGCCACACCAAGCACTTGCCAAGCTTTCTCAAATTTATGGTCCTATTATGAGTCTCAAGCTTGGTAGCATTACCACCATAGTCATTTCCTCTCCACATGTTGCCAAAGAAGTACTGCAAAAACATGATCAAATCTTTTCCAGCAGAAAAATCCCAGATACTCTTCGAGCTCTTGATCATCACATACTTTCAATGGCATGGATGCCACCTTCAGCACTGTGGAGGACCCTTAGGAGAGCGTGTGCCACCAAAGTGTTCTCTTCTCGGCAGCTTGATTCCACACAAGTTGGTCGAGAGAGGAAGGTGCAAGAATTGATGGATTATGTCAAGGAAAGATGTCAGAAAGGTGAAGCCTTAGATATTGGTGAGGCTTCCTTCACAACTGTGCTTAATTCCATATCAAACACTTTCTTCTCAATGGATTTAGCTCATTACGCTTCTGACAAATCTCAAGAGTTCAAGGACATCATTTGGGGCATCATGGAAGAAGCTGGAAGGCCTAATGTTGTTGACTTTTTTCCAATCTTTCGCATGCTTGATCCACAGGGTACTCGGAGAAGAATGAATGGTTACTTTGAAAAGTTAATAGCGTTTTTTGATGGACTAATAGAAGAAAGATTGCGTTTAAGGGCATTAGAAAATGAAGCCAAGGCATGCAAGGACGTGTTGGATTCTGTGTTGGAACTCATGCTTGAAGACAATTCACAAGTGACTCGCCCTCATGTTCTGCATTTGTTTCTG GATTTATTTGTGGCTGGAGTAGACACAACATCAAGCTCTATACAATGGGCTATGGCTGAGTTGCTACGTAACCCAGAAAAGCTAGAAAAAGTGAGGGAAGAGCTTCACCAAGTCCTTGTCAAAGGTGAGCAACTAGAAGAATCACATATCTCAAAGCTTCCTTACCTACAAGCAGTGGTGAAGGAAACTTTCCGCTTGCATCCACCTGTTCCAATGTTAGTGCCACACAAGCCAGAAGTTGATGTTGAACTATGTGACTTCATGGTACCTAAAAGTTCCCAAATTTTCATTAATGTATGGGGCATGGGTAGAGATTCAAATATTTGGACAAACCCAGATGAATTCAAACCTGAAAGATTCTTGGAAAGTGACCTTGATTTTAAAGGCCAAGATTTTGAACTAATACCCTTTGGAGCAGGAAGAAGGATCTGTCCTGGATTGCCATTGGCTTCCAGAACTGTGCATATTGTATTGGCCTCTCTTCTATGTAAGTATAATTGGAAGCTCAAAGATGGACAAAAGCCACAAGACATGGATATATCTGAGAAATATGGGATTACGTTGCATAAGGCACAACCTCTCCTAGTCATTCCAATCCAAGCATGA